One window of the Suricata suricatta isolate VVHF042 chromosome 7, meerkat_22Aug2017_6uvM2_HiC, whole genome shotgun sequence genome contains the following:
- the LOC115296675 gene encoding endogenous retrovirus group FC1 Env polyprotein produces the protein MMIQINQMMLQLLLVTILWNTFKIKTLSTNPTSPFAWRFYMMENWTRSDGWGNTVPAGSTVLATADCPTSGCSSPIMLNFSDFRAEPNKVDPKLCFLFNQTHYNCKNYWRQKNMGCPYYYYCNIHSARTLRSSDIILDQYKGYKFFKTPIGYTWVVWDPLDPRWTSPVKGAMYMVGIAPWPSSRIYIWRSYIQVQTTVHAEIQQTEARIQSQLSPPQTFSWLSLLQEGLSIINATDLGNISACFLCAALGRPPLTVIPYPTALNTSNDLFPSPPPIFDMSLFPNPLQQQFSFCYYNASTNLYNQTAPPKWPLTAPRRILFLVQWHSF, from the coding sequence ATGATGATCCAGATAAACCAGATGATGCTACAGCTCCTGCTTGTGACGATCCTATGGAACACATTCAAGATCAAGACCCTGTCCACTAATCCCACATCTCCTTTCGCCTGGCGTTTTTACATGATGGAAAACTGGACCAGGTCGGATGGTTGGGGAAACACAGTCCCAGCGGGAAGCACGGTCCTTGCCACCGCCGATTGCCCAACTTCTGGGTGTTCTTCCCCCATTATGttaaatttttcagattttagagCTGAACCAAATAAGGTGGATCCAAAGCTCTGCTTCTTGTTCAACCAGACTCATTATAACTGTAAAAATTATTGGAGACAAAAAAACATGGGctgtccttattattattattgtaacaTCCACTCTGCTAGGACTCTTAGAAGTTCTGATATTATTCTTGATCAATACAAGGGgtataaattttttaagacaCCTATAGGATATACCTGGGTCGTTTGGGACCCATTGGATCCACGATGGACCTCCCCAGTCAAAGGAGCCATGTATATGGTTGGTATTGCACCATGGCCCAGCAGCCGTATTTACATCTGGAGATCCTATATTCAGGTCCAGACCACTGTCCACGCAGAAATCCAACAAACGGAAGCCCGTATACAATCACAGCTTTCTCCCCCACAGACCTTCTCCTGGTTATCCCTCTTGCAAGAGGGTCTATCAATAATCAACGCCACAGACCTCGGCAATATCTCAGCCTGTTTCCTATGCGCAGCACTGGGACGCCCTCCTTTAACGGTCATCCCTTACCCCACTGCCCTAAACACCTCCAACGACctattcccttcccctcctcccattttTGACATGTCCTTATTCCCAAACCCACTTCAACAACAGTTCTCGTTTTGCTACTATAACGCCAGCACCAATCTATACAATCAGACCGCCCCGCCTAAGTGGCCACTAACAGCCCCCCGAAGGATTCTTTTTCTGGTGCAATGGCACTCTTTCTGA